TTTCAACCTTTGTTCTACCAGGTGGCGACAGCGGGTCTGGAACCCAGTGCCATTGCTTTCCCGTTAAGGAAAGTTTTTCAGGATAATCAGAACGTTCATTTTCGCAAAGCGGAAATACAGAGCGTTGATTTCGATGAGAAGGTGGTGCATACCAGCGTTGGAACCATTCGTTACGATTACCTGGTGAATGCGATGGGAGCCGGGAGTAATTTCTTTGGTAACAAAGAGATTCAAAAGCGTGCCTGGGGCCTCAAGAGCATACCGGAATCGCTGGCATTGCGTAACCACATCCTGATGAACTTTGAGCGGGCTTCGAGCATCGATGATGAAAAGAAGCGGCAGGAGTTGCTAACGATTGTTATTGTCGGTGGTGGTCCCACTGGTGTGGAAGTGGCCGGTGCATTGGCTGAAATGCGTAAATGGATTATTCCGCGCGATTACCACGAAATTGATCACCGAAAAGTGAAAATTGCAGTGGTGGAGGCATCCGGTAAATTGCTCGGACACATGACGGAGAAATCGCACAAAGCTGCCGAGGATTTTCTGAAGTCGCTGGAAGTGGAAGTTTACAACGGTATTGCCGTGAAATCGTATGACGGCGAAGAGGTGACCTTGTCGAACGGTGAGAAGTTGCCCTGCAGCACGTTGGTTTGGGCAGCCGGTGTAAAAGGTATGCCGGTGGATGGTATCCCGGAGGAATTGATTGACAAACGCGATCGCGTGATGGTTGATGAGTTTAGCCGTATTAAGGGATTTGAGCATGAATTTGCCATTGGCGACCTGGCAACGATGGAAACGAAGGATTATCCACACGGTCATCCGCAGGTGGCACAGGTGGCTATTCAGCAGGCACGGTTGCTGGCTAAAAACCTTTTACGATTGGAAAAAGGGGAAAAGCTCAAACCCTTCCGCTATAACGATAAAGGAACCATGGCTACCATCGGCCGCAACAAAGCCGTCGTCGACCTGCCCCAGTTTAGCTTCAAAGGATTCTGGGCCTGGTTGGTTTGGATGATTGTCCACCTGATGTCGATTGTGGGAGTGAAAAACAGGCTCATTATCTTCATCAATTGGGTGTGGAACTACATCTTCTACGACCAGTCGCTACGGTTGATTATTTCGCCGGCCAAACGCCCCAAGCACAAAGATGTGCCGGCCGGGCGTCAGCTCGAGACATCTTCTAAATAAATATATTGATTCCCGGGAAACCGGGAATTTTTTTGTC
This Prolixibacter sp. NT017 DNA region includes the following protein-coding sequences:
- a CDS encoding NAD(P)/FAD-dependent oxidoreductase, whose translation is MSANIPSYDGKRLVILGGGFAGLTLARKLAKSNLQIVLVNKHNYHQFQPLFYQVATAGLEPSAIAFPLRKVFQDNQNVHFRKAEIQSVDFDEKVVHTSVGTIRYDYLVNAMGAGSNFFGNKEIQKRAWGLKSIPESLALRNHILMNFERASSIDDEKKRQELLTIVIVGGGPTGVEVAGALAEMRKWIIPRDYHEIDHRKVKIAVVEASGKLLGHMTEKSHKAAEDFLKSLEVEVYNGIAVKSYDGEEVTLSNGEKLPCSTLVWAAGVKGMPVDGIPEELIDKRDRVMVDEFSRIKGFEHEFAIGDLATMETKDYPHGHPQVAQVAIQQARLLAKNLLRLEKGEKLKPFRYNDKGTMATIGRNKAVVDLPQFSFKGFWAWLVWMIVHLMSIVGVKNRLIIFINWVWNYIFYDQSLRLIISPAKRPKHKDVPAGRQLETSSK